One genomic segment of Oscillospiraceae bacterium includes these proteins:
- a CDS encoding DegV family protein codes for MSDFVLACATTADMPKSFFEERNIEYIYFHFLMDDKQYDDDFGESYPYKDFYQRIADGGMPTTCQINVDEHMEFFEKFLKEGKDVLFVSLSSGISGSFNSSQIAANELSEKYPDRKIKVVDSLAASSGYGLFMNELYKLKQEGKSIDEVYDWAEENKLNVHHWFFTSDLTHFKRGGRVSASSAFFGTILGICPLMNVSFEGKLIPRKKIRGKKTVVKETVKMMEEHAIGGLDYSGECYISNSDCIEDAMAVKDLVEEKFPKLKDKVVVTDIGAVIGSHTGRGTVALFFMGDKRID; via the coding sequence ATGAGTGATTTTGTATTAGCGTGTGCAACAACTGCAGATATGCCTAAAAGTTTTTTTGAGGAAAGAAATATTGAATACATATATTTCCATTTTCTTATGGATGATAAACAGTATGATGATGATTTTGGTGAAAGTTATCCTTACAAAGACTTTTATCAGAGAATTGCAGACGGCGGAATGCCTACAACCTGCCAGATAAATGTTGATGAGCATATGGAGTTTTTTGAAAAGTTTTTAAAAGAGGGCAAGGATGTGCTCTTTGTATCCTTATCTTCAGGAATTTCAGGTTCATTTAATTCCAGCCAGATTGCAGCAAATGAACTTAGTGAAAAATACCCTGACAGGAAAATAAAAGTGGTTGATTCCCTTGCAGCGTCCTCAGGATACGGGCTTTTTATGAACGAATTATATAAACTAAAGCAGGAAGGAAAATCAATTGACGAAGTGTATGACTGGGCAGAAGAAAATAAATTAAATGTCCATCACTGGTTCTTTACCTCTGACTTAACTCATTTTAAAAGAGGTGGAAGAGTTTCGGCATCATCAGCCTTTTTTGGTACAATTCTTGGAATTTGTCCTTTAATGAATGTAAGTTTTGAAGGTAAACTTATTCCTCGTAAAAAAATAAGAGGTAAGAAAACTGTTGTCAAAGAAACTGTTAAAATGATGGAAGAGCATGCAATAGGAGGACTTGATTACAGCGGCGAATGTTATATATCTAATTCCGACTGTATTGAAGATGCTATGGCAGTTAAAGATTTGGTTGAAGAAAAATTCCCTAAACTAAAAGATAAAGTTGTAGTTACCGATATCGGCGCAGTTATCGGCTCTCACACAGGAAGAGGAACAGTTGCCCTGTTCTTTATGGGAGATAAGAGAATAGACTAA